The following coding sequences lie in one Leptospira ryugenii genomic window:
- a CDS encoding TetR/AcrR family transcriptional regulator translates to MKTSPRQRILQVAKQRFYEEGFHHTGINQLIKEADTAKASFYDHFPSKEALGIQVVRSFGRDILVWFRQILRRSRDPEGFVKAFSRAVHMQTQSEISYYQGCPIAVFSCQFPIGKEPFSQEFRSIAAKWEKTIIDQLERWKALGKLAPGLDTRALALDIINIYEGCLVNWRITGSKEYIDRMEKLLGQLLVAGTSDF, encoded by the coding sequence ATGAAGACAAGTCCGAGGCAAAGGATTTTGCAAGTAGCCAAACAGCGGTTTTATGAGGAGGGTTTCCACCATACCGGCATCAACCAACTCATCAAAGAAGCAGATACCGCAAAGGCCTCTTTCTACGACCATTTCCCTTCCAAGGAAGCCCTTGGCATCCAAGTGGTCCGTTCTTTTGGAAGGGATATTTTGGTTTGGTTTCGGCAGATCCTGCGGAGGTCTCGGGACCCTGAGGGATTTGTGAAGGCCTTTAGTAGAGCTGTCCACATGCAGACGCAGTCTGAGATTTCGTATTACCAAGGTTGCCCGATTGCTGTTTTTTCCTGTCAGTTTCCCATTGGAAAAGAACCTTTTTCTCAGGAATTTCGATCCATCGCAGCGAAATGGGAAAAGACCATCATCGACCAATTGGAAAGATGGAAGGCTTTGGGGAAACTAGCCCCGGGATTGGATACAAGAGCACTTGCTTTGGATATCATCAATATCTATGAAGGTTGTTTGGTGAATTGGCGGATCACTGGAAGCAAAGAGTACATTGATCGCATGGAGAAACTCCTTGGTCAACTTCTCGTTGCTGGGACTTCGGATTTCTAA
- a CDS encoding AAA family ATPase, with product MLSLGGCEHLELIHRSDRHTIYRGIKNSLPVILKILNKEYPSQKELNDFASEYHILQSLASHRIVKAISLEKIENTLGIIFADIGGKALYKTSVLQYSLSQKIELFIKAVEGLQTIHDAELMHRDIKIHNIILNEETGDLQIIDFGSASRLTKQNTFISLHQSVEGTLAYISPEQTGRMNRTVDYRTDFYSLGITFYQIFTGKVPFFFPDPLELIHAHIAKTPIPPVDISNIPSSISNIILKLMEKDPNDRYQSAQGILKDLIKCRVYFEKYGLDGLNKFQLKVAEEDFSSRFQIPQKLYGREKEIQSIQSMFKSITKGASGLLFVSGVSGIGKTSLVSEIRKSVTESRGYYLTGKFDLLKRSIPYRAISQAFQSLVQQILTEGEASIQRWKLSLQNALGHNAKLLVDMVPDLASLLGEIPEMVSLSAEEAENRFHEAFQNFLDCLCKNEHPLVIFLDDLQWADLPSLQLIETIFLHSDRQHLFLILAYRSSEVVQGDAFSQTLERLKRIQKNHQEIFLFPIEKPDVYNLVKETLSCDPNTAGQLAEDLFHKTKGNPFFINAVFQGYYDKDLIKFRQNVWQLDLNKIKAEQIAENVIDFMVDKVKELPENLSQVLKFAACVGNWFRTEVFIHIYNQPRDIVTETLIQLSNEGFLNQTDFEVNFIHDKIREATYSLIPEKTRSLYHYQIANGYISLLHQYKLDDYIFTIVNQLNQGIAYLRTEEEFQRHIDYNLLAGKKALSSLAAEAAADFLKMAIRSLSPNSWQSDYERTLNIYSYLARAEYLSKNFEEAERIFNLILENSKTAEDQSVVYELKSSIYVSQNKMDEALSILKKAVGRLGIRLPAKPSEISPLPEIIKFKVKFGKRKIESLYDAPLLEEKKSNLILHLLNSAIAPSFIGQPALFPVIVLKMVNLSIRKGNSPLSAFAYSLFGIIQGSGLGDFNAGFAFGQLALRLLNRFKEEAKAVECKIRFIYANMISPWKRHAKEGESEFLKSISSGRESGDLQYTSYAINNLHFQKILMRQNLLEIKESFQKYDKLFQNLKQYNAYQLYQLNQQFIENLSGTIEDKVSLIGTYFDERVVLPEWIESKNANALFDFYLTKSRLEFLFGDARKALEYSWLADPYESAMLGMMFVPEHVFFQTLIIAECHEQSSIKDKKALLKRVAKNIKRLAKWSESCSENYAHKYFISLALQSWLLGKKEEAIARFKKAISLARLHGYLFEEAIANEWLAKYWLWKGEEPYAKYHLQEAKYAYETWGAVNKASQLVSEHSFLKQSSYLPKDLSQKIDPKHSISPIHSTSSHQFDLISVIKASQAISSEIQLDKLLETMMRILLENAGAESGLFILNRAEGFRIEAIGNFNRDEILTSQGIPLTDADKYPIHLINYVIRSKSVLLLNNALAEGVFVNDPYILSHQSKSILCYPIINHGILTGIIYLENNLLTSAFTEDQIEVLKVLSAQIGMSVENSLLFSNLEEKVEERTKNLNDALIAVSSLKEQQDMDYFLNTLLVEPLGVNHAHSKLVEVEFFLRQKKTFQFRGKDYELGGDINISDNLKLAGKSYTVFLNGDAMGKSVQGAGGVLVIGTIFKSIIQRTNSTDYGADLYPERWIKNAYYEMQKAFESFDGTMLMSTIFGLLDEEMGTLYFMNVSHPDLVLFRSGAAHYVRRSNELPKLGHDDPTLSVSLNVISLQNDDIILIGSDGKDDLIIGTDDAGYDIFNDDETLFLNHVEASKADLEQIYELVGKSGMIIDDLSLLKIKWLGKKDTIPESIHLETLQEIQALKVRKDFTSALELARGTHELYPDRNEYLLEISQIYAEEGEYKLAIDFGEKLRLREPKDTTNILNLVKCYLQIGKKNRAKEILHLALQALGQDPKLKEASELLT from the coding sequence ATGCTTTCACTGGGCGGATGTGAACATTTAGAGTTGATCCATCGAAGTGATCGCCATACGATATATAGAGGGATCAAAAATTCTCTACCCGTAATCCTTAAAATTCTAAATAAGGAATACCCTTCCCAGAAAGAGCTCAACGATTTTGCTTCGGAATACCATATCCTCCAATCACTTGCTTCGCATCGTATCGTCAAAGCCATCTCTTTAGAAAAGATTGAAAACACTCTGGGCATCATATTTGCAGATATAGGAGGCAAGGCATTATATAAAACCTCCGTTTTACAATATTCCCTTAGCCAAAAGATCGAACTCTTTATCAAAGCAGTAGAAGGACTACAAACAATTCATGATGCAGAGTTGATGCACCGAGATATCAAAATCCACAATATCATTTTAAATGAGGAAACTGGCGATCTACAAATCATAGATTTTGGTAGTGCAAGCCGATTAACAAAACAAAATACATTCATCAGTTTACACCAGTCAGTTGAAGGAACACTTGCCTATATTTCTCCTGAACAAACAGGGAGGATGAATCGCACTGTAGACTATAGAACAGATTTTTATTCTCTCGGTATTACTTTTTATCAGATATTCACTGGCAAAGTTCCGTTTTTTTTCCCTGATCCTCTCGAATTGATCCATGCGCATATTGCAAAAACGCCAATTCCACCTGTAGATATATCTAATATTCCCAGTTCCATTTCCAATATCATATTGAAATTAATGGAAAAAGATCCAAATGATCGTTACCAAAGTGCCCAAGGAATCTTAAAGGATTTAATAAAGTGCAGAGTGTACTTCGAGAAATACGGATTAGATGGGCTCAATAAATTCCAACTAAAAGTTGCGGAAGAAGACTTTTCATCAAGATTTCAAATACCACAAAAATTGTATGGAAGGGAAAAAGAGATCCAATCAATCCAATCGATGTTTAAATCGATCACAAAAGGCGCATCAGGACTTTTATTTGTCTCGGGAGTGTCAGGGATAGGAAAAACTTCACTTGTAAGTGAAATCAGAAAGTCAGTTACGGAATCTCGAGGCTATTACCTCACGGGCAAATTTGACCTTTTGAAACGCTCCATACCATACCGTGCGATATCCCAGGCATTCCAAAGTTTAGTTCAACAAATTCTCACTGAAGGCGAAGCCTCCATTCAAAGGTGGAAGCTGTCTCTGCAAAATGCTCTGGGCCACAACGCAAAATTACTGGTAGATATGGTTCCAGATCTTGCCTCTCTGTTAGGTGAAATCCCAGAGATGGTATCCCTTTCTGCGGAAGAAGCAGAGAATCGATTTCACGAAGCCTTCCAAAATTTTTTGGATTGTCTTTGCAAAAATGAACATCCTCTCGTGATCTTTTTAGATGACCTACAGTGGGCAGATCTACCGAGTTTACAACTTATTGAGACAATTTTTTTACATTCTGATAGACAACATCTATTTTTGATCCTTGCTTATAGGAGTAGTGAAGTTGTCCAAGGAGATGCATTTTCACAAACTCTGGAAAGATTGAAACGGATCCAGAAAAACCATCAGGAGATCTTTCTCTTTCCGATAGAAAAACCAGATGTTTACAATCTTGTCAAAGAAACACTCAGTTGTGATCCAAACACGGCAGGTCAGTTGGCTGAGGATCTATTCCACAAAACAAAGGGAAATCCCTTTTTTATCAATGCTGTTTTCCAAGGCTATTATGATAAAGATCTCATAAAGTTTAGACAAAATGTTTGGCAACTAGACCTAAACAAAATCAAAGCAGAACAAATTGCAGAGAACGTAATCGACTTTATGGTGGATAAGGTAAAGGAGCTACCTGAAAACTTATCACAAGTTCTTAAGTTTGCTGCTTGTGTTGGCAACTGGTTTCGGACAGAAGTTTTTATTCACATTTATAACCAACCTCGTGATATTGTTACTGAGACTCTAATCCAACTTTCCAATGAAGGATTTCTCAACCAAACAGATTTTGAAGTTAACTTTATTCATGATAAAATACGAGAAGCAACCTATTCACTCATTCCAGAAAAGACAAGGTCTCTCTACCACTACCAAATCGCAAATGGCTATATCAGTCTTCTCCATCAATACAAGCTGGATGATTATATTTTCACAATTGTAAATCAGCTCAACCAAGGTATCGCCTACTTAAGGACAGAAGAAGAGTTCCAAAGGCACATCGACTACAATCTATTAGCTGGTAAAAAAGCTTTGAGTTCACTTGCGGCAGAGGCAGCGGCTGATTTTTTAAAGATGGCGATTCGAAGTCTCAGTCCCAATTCTTGGCAGTCCGATTATGAGCGTACCCTCAATATCTATTCTTATTTAGCACGAGCCGAGTATCTTTCCAAAAACTTTGAAGAAGCGGAAAGGATATTCAATCTCATCCTTGAAAATTCTAAGACCGCCGAAGACCAAAGTGTGGTATATGAGCTCAAATCAAGCATCTATGTGAGCCAAAATAAAATGGATGAGGCGCTTTCCATTTTGAAAAAAGCGGTTGGAAGATTAGGCATACGATTGCCTGCAAAACCAAGCGAAATTTCTCCCTTACCGGAAATCATCAAATTCAAAGTTAAATTTGGTAAACGGAAAATTGAAAGTTTGTATGATGCCCCTCTCTTGGAAGAAAAAAAATCAAACCTAATCTTACATCTATTAAATTCTGCGATAGCACCGTCCTTCATTGGGCAACCAGCTCTTTTCCCTGTGATCGTTTTAAAGATGGTAAATTTATCCATTCGAAAGGGAAATTCCCCATTGTCGGCTTTTGCTTACAGTTTGTTCGGAATCATACAAGGATCAGGCCTAGGTGATTTCAATGCAGGGTTTGCCTTTGGACAATTGGCACTACGGCTTCTCAATCGATTTAAAGAGGAGGCAAAGGCCGTTGAATGCAAGATTCGATTTATCTATGCCAATATGATATCTCCTTGGAAACGACATGCAAAAGAAGGGGAGAGTGAATTTCTAAAATCGATTTCAAGCGGACGAGAATCTGGAGATCTTCAGTATACTTCCTATGCCATCAACAACCTTCACTTCCAAAAGATTTTGATGCGCCAGAACCTTTTAGAAATAAAAGAGAGTTTTCAAAAGTACGATAAATTATTCCAGAATCTAAAGCAATACAATGCGTACCAACTGTACCAGCTCAACCAACAGTTCATTGAAAATCTTTCTGGCACTATCGAGGATAAAGTCAGTCTGATTGGAACGTATTTCGATGAGAGAGTAGTCCTTCCGGAATGGATAGAATCTAAAAATGCAAATGCTTTATTTGATTTCTATCTCACAAAATCAAGATTGGAATTTCTCTTTGGAGATGCCAGAAAGGCGTTAGAATATTCATGGTTAGCTGATCCCTATGAATCGGCCATGTTGGGTATGATGTTTGTACCTGAACATGTATTTTTCCAAACCTTAATCATAGCTGAATGCCATGAACAAAGTAGCATAAAGGATAAAAAAGCATTACTCAAACGAGTAGCCAAAAATATCAAACGACTGGCAAAATGGTCGGAGTCATGTAGCGAGAACTATGCACATAAATATTTCATTTCCTTAGCATTACAAAGTTGGCTTTTAGGGAAAAAAGAAGAAGCCATAGCTCGTTTCAAAAAAGCGATCTCACTTGCTAGACTCCACGGATATTTATTTGAAGAAGCCATTGCAAATGAATGGTTAGCAAAGTATTGGCTCTGGAAAGGTGAAGAACCATATGCAAAGTACCATTTGCAAGAGGCAAAGTATGCCTATGAAACTTGGGGAGCAGTGAACAAAGCAAGCCAGTTGGTTTCTGAGCATTCATTCTTAAAACAATCCTCTTATTTGCCCAAGGATCTTTCCCAGAAAATTGATCCCAAACATTCCATCTCACCCATTCATTCAACTAGTTCGCACCAATTTGATCTCATCAGTGTGATCAAAGCCTCACAAGCGATCTCAAGTGAAATCCAGTTAGATAAACTTTTAGAGACTATGATGCGTATACTATTGGAAAACGCAGGTGCGGAATCAGGACTTTTTATATTAAATCGAGCCGAAGGGTTCCGGATAGAAGCCATAGGAAATTTCAACCGAGATGAGATCCTTACCTCTCAGGGTATCCCTTTAACAGATGCGGACAAATATCCAATCCACCTTATCAATTATGTGATTCGATCTAAGTCCGTTCTTCTTTTAAACAATGCCCTTGCTGAGGGTGTTTTTGTGAATGACCCATATATCTTGTCTCACCAATCCAAGTCTATTCTATGTTATCCAATCATTAACCACGGCATCCTAACGGGTATCATCTATCTTGAAAACAACCTGTTAACCTCTGCCTTTACAGAAGACCAGATCGAAGTACTTAAAGTACTTTCTGCACAGATTGGAATGAGTGTGGAGAACTCACTTCTATTCTCAAACCTAGAGGAGAAAGTAGAAGAAAGAACCAAAAACTTAAATGATGCTCTGATCGCAGTGAGTTCACTCAAAGAGCAACAAGATATGGATTACTTCCTAAATACATTGCTCGTGGAGCCCTTAGGAGTCAATCATGCCCATAGCAAACTAGTAGAGGTAGAATTCTTTCTAAGGCAAAAAAAGACCTTCCAGTTTAGAGGGAAAGATTATGAATTGGGCGGAGATATCAATATTTCCGATAATTTAAAGTTAGCTGGCAAATCGTATACAGTGTTTCTAAATGGCGATGCAATGGGAAAATCGGTTCAGGGAGCAGGTGGAGTGCTCGTCATTGGAACCATATTCAAGTCAATCATCCAAAGGACAAACTCAACAGATTACGGTGCAGATTTGTATCCAGAAAGGTGGATTAAAAATGCATACTATGAGATGCAAAAAGCATTCGAAAGTTTTGATGGGACTATGTTGATGTCTACCATCTTCGGTCTATTAGACGAAGAAATGGGGACATTGTATTTCATGAATGTGAGCCACCCTGACCTAGTATTGTTTAGATCGGGAGCAGCCCATTATGTGCGAAGGTCAAATGAGCTCCCTAAATTAGGCCATGATGATCCAACTTTAAGTGTCTCTTTGAATGTGATATCATTGCAAAATGATGACATCATTCTAATTGGCTCAGATGGAAAGGATGATCTCATCATTGGAACCGATGATGCAGGATATGATATTTTCAATGACGATGAAACTCTTTTTTTGAACCACGTGGAAGCCTCAAAAGCTGATTTAGAGCAGATTTATGAGCTTGTTGGTAAGTCTGGAATGATCATTGATGATCTCTCACTCTTAAAGATCAAATGGCTCGGCAAAAAAGACACAATCCCGGAATCCATCCATTTAGAAACCTTGCAAGAGATCCAAGCTCTCAAAGTAAGAAAAGACTTTACGAGTGCACTTGAACTGGCCCGAGGTACGCACGAACTGTACCCAGATCGAAATGAGTATCTTTTAGAAATTTCCCAAATCTATGCAGAGGAAGGTGAGTACAAACTCGCCATCGACTTTGGAGAAAAACTAAGGTTACGTGAGCCAAAGGACACCACAAATATCCTGAACTTAGTTAAGTGTTATCTCCAGATTGGAAAGAAAAACAGAGCAAAAGAGATCCTCCACCTTGCCTTACAAGCATTAGGCCAAGATCCAAAACTCAAAGAAGCAAGCGAACTGCTTACCTAG
- a CDS encoding SDR family NAD(P)-dependent oxidoreductase produces the protein MESFKDKTVLVTGGTQGMGLVVAQHFLRAGAIVFITGRDKEKGKHALGEIIDPKHRLHYLPCDVTNEIQVKEVVNTIIETHGKLDIAFNNAGITSKSHLPLAEFTAEEWKHIIDVNLTGLFYSMKYEIESMLLKGKGVIINNSSVAGLVSLPKQGAYCASKSAVIALTESASIDYAESGIRINAIAPGPILGGMNDLEKLKANPERTAKKLSLTAMKRMGTAEEIAETILWIASDKASFLTGACIPVDGGFSAGKW, from the coding sequence GTGGAAAGTTTTAAGGACAAAACAGTATTGGTTACAGGTGGTACGCAAGGTATGGGATTGGTTGTTGCACAGCATTTTTTACGTGCAGGGGCCATTGTTTTTATTACGGGTAGAGACAAAGAAAAAGGCAAACATGCTCTGGGCGAAATCATTGATCCAAAGCATAGACTACATTATCTTCCCTGTGATGTTACGAATGAAATCCAAGTAAAAGAAGTCGTGAACACAATCATTGAAACACATGGAAAGCTAGATATTGCTTTCAACAATGCTGGCATTACATCCAAATCTCATCTCCCTTTAGCAGAATTTACTGCCGAGGAATGGAAGCATATAATTGATGTTAACTTAACTGGTCTTTTTTATTCCATGAAATATGAAATTGAATCGATGCTTCTTAAAGGTAAGGGAGTGATCATAAACAATAGTTCCGTTGCTGGTCTAGTTTCACTTCCTAAACAAGGCGCCTATTGTGCAAGTAAATCTGCGGTCATTGCATTGACTGAATCTGCCTCGATAGATTATGCAGAATCAGGTATCAGAATCAACGCCATTGCCCCGGGTCCTATCCTAGGCGGAATGAATGACCTGGAAAAATTAAAGGCAAATCCGGAACGGACGGCCAAAAAATTAAGTCTGACAGCTATGAAACGTATGGGAACAGCCGAAGAGATTGCCGAGACCATCTTATGGATCGCTTCCGACAAAGCATCCTTTCTGACAGGAGCATGTATACCTGTTGATGGCGGATTTTCGGCAGGAAAGTGGTAA
- a CDS encoding HAD family hydrolase — translation MKSQDVHSVRYAFLHFDGVILENILTPITHAVVTKLGGKYTSEIEYNVFARSQVHAAKFIKDTLRLKESVDEIIAYYYKEREEFEKSYTPKVNPGVLEFLSLLQNKGIQCICYGGAPKEYFSKHIGSLSSFLGDSDYIQTKEFRPGVKELAFDRFGLQPKEALFIDEAALVGETCKQYGIPFIGISLPYHYSHQTAQMKLLGIKIIISSLVEINEAFFDTKLKCIDEETFWNY, via the coding sequence TTGAAGTCCCAAGATGTACACTCAGTTCGGTATGCCTTCCTTCACTTTGACGGAGTCATATTAGAAAACATTCTGACCCCCATTACCCATGCAGTAGTCACTAAGCTAGGGGGAAAGTATACATCTGAAATTGAATACAACGTTTTTGCGCGCTCCCAAGTCCATGCCGCCAAATTTATAAAGGATACACTTAGACTAAAGGAGAGTGTGGATGAAATCATTGCTTATTACTACAAAGAAAGAGAAGAATTTGAAAAAAGTTACACTCCAAAAGTAAATCCAGGAGTTTTGGAGTTTCTTTCTTTGTTACAAAACAAGGGAATTCAGTGTATTTGCTATGGAGGTGCACCAAAAGAATACTTCTCAAAACACATTGGCTCCTTATCGTCTTTTCTTGGTGATTCAGATTACATCCAAACAAAAGAGTTTAGACCCGGTGTAAAGGAGCTAGCCTTTGATCGATTTGGCTTACAGCCAAAAGAGGCTTTATTTATTGATGAAGCCGCATTGGTTGGTGAAACCTGCAAACAGTATGGCATACCCTTTATTGGAATTTCTCTTCCTTACCACTACAGCCACCAAACAGCACAGATGAAACTTTTAGGAATCAAAATCATCATATCGTCATTGGTAGAAATCAATGAAGCTTTTTTTGACACAAAGCTAAAGTGCATAGACGAGGAAACTTTTTGGAATTATTGA
- a CDS encoding AfsA-related hotdog domain-containing protein, producing MNTAERYLEIPKVIVLDKAYTRVYNQEDSFVSNMRRALPREIPLDDFEIKLKSSVSDLEYNFVLNYYEKRYNPKGDAYFLRSVPQRIRVDIAENFLSQENLKQEDRDYLLTYYDLDTVSNRYILKKTITEADEIKMLKMFRLKSLHINNVQKAMISEILEKVPEIEKKSIFFANLYTHPKHVFFSPPNLKHISGMQITEAARQFAIATCHKYGNVPFTGVTFLLQHLKSEFFQYAKVNMPIKMRAITKELKLAKDKSWNYVDMEITVYQENIEISRVSTVATILPLKLYKRLKSGQEAVYEIDPRFRPSEKFKNNISIRYRENGQIKKWVCHIENFSMGGFLVKSGGTLPPKECMENQSLEFFMHFDIAGFVHGFCKNTWTRAEGEEEDTFLAGFSITEMTEVDRENLKEAIGRFGRLIEERDIY from the coding sequence TTGAATACAGCTGAGAGATATCTAGAGATTCCCAAAGTCATTGTCTTAGACAAGGCATACACTCGCGTTTATAACCAGGAAGATTCCTTTGTCTCTAATATGAGACGCGCTCTTCCTCGGGAAATCCCATTGGATGATTTCGAAATCAAATTAAAATCCTCTGTTAGTGATTTAGAATATAATTTCGTATTAAATTATTACGAAAAACGCTATAATCCGAAAGGAGATGCCTATTTTTTAAGAAGTGTTCCTCAAAGGATTCGCGTTGATATCGCTGAAAATTTTTTGTCTCAGGAGAATTTAAAACAAGAAGACAGAGATTATTTGTTAACTTACTACGACCTTGACACCGTCTCCAATCGATATATTTTAAAAAAAACAATCACTGAAGCAGATGAAATAAAAATGTTGAAGATGTTTCGACTGAAAAGTCTTCACATCAACAATGTCCAAAAGGCGATGATCTCCGAAATTTTAGAGAAAGTCCCCGAGATAGAAAAAAAATCTATCTTCTTCGCAAATCTTTATACTCATCCAAAACATGTATTTTTTTCTCCTCCAAACCTCAAACATATCTCTGGCATGCAAATTACCGAAGCAGCTCGACAATTCGCCATCGCGACTTGCCATAAGTATGGGAATGTTCCCTTTACAGGCGTTACATTTTTATTGCAACACCTTAAAAGTGAATTCTTCCAATATGCGAAAGTGAATATGCCGATCAAGATGCGAGCGATTACAAAAGAGCTAAAACTCGCAAAAGATAAAAGTTGGAATTATGTAGATATGGAAATAACTGTCTACCAAGAGAATATTGAAATTAGCCGAGTTTCAACTGTTGCTACGATTTTACCTCTTAAGTTATACAAACGTTTAAAGTCAGGACAAGAGGCTGTCTATGAAATAGACCCACGCTTTCGTCCGAGTGAAAAATTCAAAAATAATATCTCTATCCGTTACAGAGAAAATGGACAGATAAAAAAATGGGTCTGCCATATAGAAAATTTTTCCATGGGCGGTTTCCTTGTCAAATCGGGCGGAACATTGCCTCCCAAAGAGTGTATGGAAAACCAATCTCTAGAATTCTTTATGCACTTTGATATCGCAGGCTTTGTGCATGGTTTTTGTAAAAATACTTGGACTCGAGCGGAAGGTGAAGAGGAAGACACCTTCCTTGCAGGTTTTTCGATCACAGAAATGACAGAAGTAGATAGAGAAAATCTAAAAGAGGCAATCGGACGGTTTGGTCGTTTGATAGAGGAACGTGATATATATTGA
- a CDS encoding YHS domain-containing (seleno)protein has translation MPKVNFKQSLVLFFLVLSASLSSEPINQSFFRKVAVEGTDVVAYFTEKKAIPGKREFSYEWKGAKWYFSSQKHLDLFKKSPETYTPAYGGFCAFAMSEGERYGISPEAWHIENGKLYLNYDKEVHEEWLQKRAELIKKADKAWQVESKK, from the coding sequence ATGCCAAAGGTAAACTTCAAACAGAGTCTAGTTCTTTTCTTTCTTGTGCTAAGTGCCTCACTCTCCTCAGAACCTATTAACCAGTCTTTCTTTCGAAAAGTAGCGGTAGAAGGGACAGATGTAGTTGCTTATTTCACTGAAAAAAAGGCTATCCCTGGAAAAAGAGAATTTAGCTACGAATGGAAGGGTGCAAAGTGGTACTTCAGTTCTCAAAAACACTTGGACTTATTCAAAAAGAGTCCAGAAACATATACTCCAGCCTACGGCGGATTTTGTGCCTTTGCTATGTCCGAGGGAGAACGGTATGGAATCTCACCTGAGGCATGGCATATCGAAAATGGAAAATTATATCTCAATTACGACAAAGAAGTTCACGAAGAGTGGCTACAAAAACGTGCCGAGCTCATTAAAAAAGCAGACAAAGCATGGCAAGTAGAATCAAAGAAATAG
- a CDS encoding efflux RND transporter periplasmic adaptor subunit — MIKYISKDNLLVYAKVVFVVYFLFIIGFRIQRYVQLKNETLENSIPTVSIVSPKSMDEMEYLNLPGTLKAWNEAPLYSQVSGYVKVWHKDYGAEVKKGTVLAEIQVPTLDAEYSKAKAELEAQEAKYELSQVTAKRYLSLQKTNAVSDQAISEVLADQQAEKAKWLAMQKNWLKWQSMINFKRIIAPFDGVITQRNVNLGDYVNQEGNLNDKGNTFPLYVVADIRKLRLFVSVPSSFSFMLKKGLNCSVHIPEFPDETFQARFLTISKGFESSTQTVLAEFELQNPNKKILPGSYASVNLGSNVSSPYLALPASSVFLQGKTPTVVKVNAKNQISFSEIEISRILDQNVEVKKGITLNDKIINYPRTTFVNGDLVKIVKGRVGY; from the coding sequence ATGATTAAATATATTAGTAAAGATAATTTATTGGTTTATGCAAAGGTCGTCTTTGTAGTGTATTTTCTTTTTATCATCGGCTTTCGTATCCAAAGGTACGTTCAGTTGAAAAATGAGACATTAGAAAATTCGATTCCGACAGTATCGATTGTGAGTCCCAAATCCATGGACGAGATGGAGTATCTAAATCTTCCCGGGACTCTGAAAGCTTGGAATGAAGCACCATTGTATTCGCAAGTTTCTGGTTATGTGAAAGTTTGGCATAAAGATTATGGTGCTGAAGTAAAAAAGGGGACAGTCTTAGCCGAGATCCAAGTGCCTACTTTAGATGCAGAATACTCAAAAGCAAAAGCGGAGCTTGAGGCTCAAGAAGCAAAATATGAATTATCGCAGGTCACAGCCAAAAGATATCTCTCACTACAGAAAACAAACGCTGTCTCAGACCAAGCAATCTCGGAAGTATTAGCAGACCAACAAGCAGAAAAGGCAAAATGGTTAGCCATGCAGAAGAATTGGTTGAAATGGCAATCCATGATCAACTTTAAGAGAATCATTGCTCCCTTTGATGGAGTAATCACGCAAAGAAATGTGAATTTAGGTGACTACGTAAACCAGGAAGGAAATTTGAATGATAAAGGCAATACTTTTCCTCTTTATGTCGTTGCTGATATACGCAAATTAAGGTTATTTGTATCCGTACCAAGTAGTTTTAGTTTTATGCTTAAGAAAGGATTGAATTGCAGCGTTCATATCCCTGAATTCCCCGATGAAACGTTTCAAGCAAGGTTTTTAACGATTTCCAAAGGTTTTGAAAGTTCTACGCAAACTGTCCTTGCAGAGTTTGAACTTCAAAATCCAAATAAAAAAATCTTACCAGGTTCATATGCCTCTGTGAATCTTGGATCTAATGTATCCTCACCATACCTGGCCTTGCCAGCGAGCAGTGTATTTCTACAGGGTAAGACTCCTACTGTGGTAAAAGTTAATGCAAAGAATCAAATCTCATTTTCGGAGATAGAAATATCTCGTATTCTAGACCAAAATGTAGAAGTCAAGAAAGGAATCACATTAAACGATAAAATCATAAATTATCCTCGCACAACGTTTGTTAATGGAGATTTGGTAAAGATCGTTAAGGGAAGAGTAGGGTATTAA